DNA sequence from the Pseudomonas tritici genome:
AGTGCTGATCAGCGCCGCGACCCGCGTGCCCGGGTTGGTGGCGACAATGTTCAGCGCCATGCCCCAGGAGCACGAGCGCAGCCTGGGCCTGTGGCATGCCGAATGGGAAACCTTGCCGGAGATTTGCCGGTTGGTCTCCGGCGCGTTGCAACAGGCCTTGCTGGTGAGCGAAGGGTTGGAAGTCGACCCGCAACGCATGACGCATAACCTCGACCTGACCCAAGGCCTGGTGCTGGCCGAAGCCGTCAGCATCGTGCTCGCCCAGCGCCTTGGCCGTGAAACTGCACACCATCTGCTGGAGCAATGCTGCAAGCGCGCCGTCGCAGAAGGCCGGCATCTGCGCGCGGTATTGGCGGATGAGCCGCAAGTCACCGCCGAGCTGTCAGCAGCTGAGTTGGACCGCTTGCTTGATCCCGCCCATTACCTGGGCCAAGCCCGCACCTGGGTTACCCGCGCTGTAGCCGAACACTTTGCTTGAGGAGACCACCGTGGCATTTTTACAACTCGCCGAGGGCGAACTGCATTACCAATTGGATGGGCCTGAGGATGCGCCAGTACTGGTGCTCTCCAACTCGCTGGGCACCGACCTGCACATGTGGGATATCCAGATCCCGGCCTTAACCCAACATTTTCGCGTGCTGCGGTTTGACACCCGTGGCCATGGCAAATCCTTGGTTACCCCAGGCCCCTACAGCATTGAGCAACTCGGTCAGGATGTGATCGCGCTGCTGGATGCACTGGATATCCAACGCGCGCATTTTTGCGGGTTGTCCATGGGCGGCCTGATTGGCCAATGGCTTGGTATCAATGCTGGGCAGCGTTTGCAGCGCCTGGTGGTGTGCAACACCGCCGCCAAGATCGGCACGCCCGAGGTATGGAACCCGCGCATTGAAATGGTGTTGCGTGATGGCGCAGCGGCGATGGTAGCGCTGCGCGATGCATCGATTGCACGCTGGTTCACCGCGGACTTTGCGGCGGCCAACCCGCACCAGGCCAAGCAGATTACCGACATGCTGGCGGCCACATCGCCCGAAGGTTATGCCGCCAATTGTGCGGCGGTGCGGGATGCGGATTTTCGCGACCAACTGGCCTTGATCAAAGTGCCGACCCTGGCGATTGCTGGCACCGAAGACGCGGTCACACCGCCGGCCGGCAGCCACTTTATCCAGAACCATGTACAGGGTGCCGAGTACGCCGAGTTCTATGCGGCGCACTTGTCCAACGTCCAGGCCGGTGCTGCGTTCAGCGAGCGCGTTATCGAATTTTTACTCACTCGCTGACCTACATTGTAGTGAGCGGGCTTGCCCCGCGCTGGGGCGCGTAGCGGCCCTAACCCACTCACCGCAATCTTCCAGACAGAATGCGTTGAATGGGTGTGGGGCGGCTTCGCCACCCCGCGCGGGGCAAGCCCGCTCACTACAGGTCGCGTTTCATAGTGAATCAGGAGTTTTTTGTGGACGAGAAACAACGTTATGCCGAAGGCCTGCAGGTGCGCCGCGAAGTGCTGGGTGATGCCCATGTCGACCGTAGCCTCAATGCCCTGACCGAATTCAATAGCGAGTTCCAGGAAATGATCACCCGCCACGCCTGGGGGGATATCTGGACCCGCCCCGGCCTGCCTCGGCACACCCGCAGCCTGATCACCATCGCCATGCTGATCGGCATGAACCGCAGCGAAGAACTCAAGCTGCACCTGCGCGCCGCCGCGAGCAATGGCGTGACCCGCGCCGAGATCAAGGAAGTGCTGATGCAGAGCGCGATCTACTGCGGGATTCCGGCGGCGAATGCGACGTTCCATCTGGCGGAGTCGGTGTGGGATGAGCTGGGCGTAGAGTCGCGCCAGCAAGACTGAACCAGAAATACGATCAAATGTGGGAGCTGGCGGTCTCCATCGCACCGGGAATCAGTGCGAATCCGCATCCCACACCCAGTTCCACACACCCGGCAGATGCACGTCTTCACTCACATCCTTCACGGTCCTTGCCAGCGCCGCGCGCTGAAGCTGGGCGGTATCGGTGTAGAACGGTTCAGCGGCCGTTTTCATGCCGGTGACGCGAGCGCTGTCCAGCAGGATCTGCAAGTACTCCTGCATATGGATCGCGGTATAGCGGTTGATGTCGTGGAACGTCACCACCACCGGTATCACGCCGTCCACGGTCGGCAGTTGCCCCAAGGCGATGCGCTCGCGCACCACCGACAGTTGCCGATACAAATTCGCCCGGCGCCGCGGGCTGCCGTTGAAGCCCCAGATCTTGCCGTCATTGGCGCTCAGGTCAGTCAACAACACATGCAGGCCATGGCGCCTGTAGGCGGCGAAGGTGCGGCGGTCGTAGTTCCAGAACGGTGGGCGTACCAGCGTGGGCGGTGCACCGGTGATGGCGGCAATGTCGGCGGCGCCCTGGGTGAGGGTGCTTTCAAGTGTCGCGTCATTCAGCCAACGATGGTTGGTATGAAACGCCGTGGCCGTGTGGAAGGCCAGGATATGCCCGCCCGCGTATTCACGCTCCATGGTCTTGCGGCCCCGCGAACTGCCACCGGAGCGGGCTGCTTCGGTTTGCAGGAAAAACACCGCCTTGATCCCCGGCAACACCGGGTTCTGCGCCAGGTCGGCTACCACCGAACGGCTCGGGTTGTTGTAGCCCGACGCGCTGGGGCCGTCATCGAAGGTCAGCAGAAAGCGGATCGGCGCCTGGGCTTGCAGGCGTTGTTCGGTCTGCGGTGTCAGGGCGATGGGCGCGCCGATGCAGCCGCTGAGGCTCAGGGCCAGGGCAAGCATGGCGGATGCGATGGCGAAGGATTTCATGGTGGGCGCGGGCTCAAATAGAAGGCCGCTGTTGGGTGGGATCAGCAGCGGCAGGCGCGCACGATACAGCAAGAGCGGCTGTGTGAGGTTACAGTCTGACAGGCGAGCGCTGATCAGCGTCAGCCCAGGTATTGGCCGTTGCTGAAGACCGCAGGGCGCGCAGTCGTCGAACTGTGCGCCACATTCGGTTGCTCGCGTGAGCGTGTGTAACAGGTTTTGAAACGTCCAGGTGTCGTCCTTTTCGCGGAGCCAGGTGTTGACCCTCTCTCTTGGAATGGGTCGGACGCGCCAGATCGTTCCCCCATAAATGTAATTCGGGTTTACAGCAGACTGATTGGATAGCTGATGATCAACCGATTCTCATCAAACTCATTGTTGCTGTAGTCACGCCGCATGCTCGAATTGCGCAGGCGCACCGTCAGGTTTTTCGCGGCGCCGCTTTGCACGGTGTAGCCCAATTCGCTTTCGCGGCCCCATTCCTTGCCATCGGTGATCGTCCCGGTGTGCACATTGCTGCCACTGATATAGCGATTCATCAGGGTCAGGCCAGGCACGCCAAGGGCGGCGAAGTTGTAGTCGTGACGCACCTGCCAGGATTTCTCTTGGGCGTTGTCGTAGCTCGAGTTGTAGCTGTCGTTGGCCAGGGTGCCGCCGCTGGTGCCGTTGACGCGCATCCAGGCGCTGTTGCCGGCGAGTTTTTGCAGGCCGACATAAAAGGTGTTGCCGCCGTACTTGGCCGAGAACAGGCCGGACCAAGTCTTGTTGTCCAGCTCGCCTGCGCGGGCGCTGCCGTCGTCCTTGCCGTAGAAAAAGCCAAGGTTGGCGCCCAGGGTCCAGTCGCCCAACGGTTGGCTGTGGATCAGGTTGACGAACTGCTGGC
Encoded proteins:
- the pcaD gene encoding 3-oxoadipate enol-lactonase — translated: MAFLQLAEGELHYQLDGPEDAPVLVLSNSLGTDLHMWDIQIPALTQHFRVLRFDTRGHGKSLVTPGPYSIEQLGQDVIALLDALDIQRAHFCGLSMGGLIGQWLGINAGQRLQRLVVCNTAAKIGTPEVWNPRIEMVLRDGAAAMVALRDASIARWFTADFAAANPHQAKQITDMLAATSPEGYAANCAAVRDADFRDQLALIKVPTLAIAGTEDAVTPPAGSHFIQNHVQGAEYAEFYAAHLSNVQAGAAFSERVIEFLLTR
- the pcaC gene encoding 4-carboxymuconolactone decarboxylase is translated as MDEKQRYAEGLQVRREVLGDAHVDRSLNALTEFNSEFQEMITRHAWGDIWTRPGLPRHTRSLITIAMLIGMNRSEELKLHLRAAASNGVTRAEIKEVLMQSAIYCGIPAANATFHLAESVWDELGVESRQQD
- a CDS encoding polysaccharide deacetylase family protein encodes the protein MKSFAIASAMLALALSLSGCIGAPIALTPQTEQRLQAQAPIRFLLTFDDGPSASGYNNPSRSVVADLAQNPVLPGIKAVFFLQTEAARSGGSSRGRKTMEREYAGGHILAFHTATAFHTNHRWLNDATLESTLTQGAADIAAITGAPPTLVRPPFWNYDRRTFAAYRRHGLHVLLTDLSANDGKIWGFNGSPRRRANLYRQLSVVRERIALGQLPTVDGVIPVVVTFHDINRYTAIHMQEYLQILLDSARVTGMKTAAEPFYTDTAQLQRAALARTVKDVSEDVHLPGVWNWVWDADSH